The Macadamia integrifolia cultivar HAES 741 chromosome 4, SCU_Mint_v3, whole genome shotgun sequence genome contains the following window.
agtgagagaaagaattatagagagaaacGAGACTATCATGAGATGATGAGAGGatagattttgtaagggatggaaggagagattttaagtggtgtttttttttatatctctctccatagatttaattctctatctctctctcctcccttgtgCTCCACTTTTTTTCATCCCataagagatttaaatatggagggagagattttaggagctgTTTTTTTtaggtatatctctctccatagatttaatactctctctctcttcccccactTGTGCTTCACGTTTTTTTATATCcctcttttgttatttttttgtcaaataatGATAGATATttatatgaagagagagagagagagagagagagagagagagagagatttaaggagtaTTAGCAAGGattacttccccctttctccttcacatttagaaagagatagaaataatttttttttcatcttccattttgaggggttttttggtcatttgaattttattttatttttttgtgttttttggtgatttgaaattttttttttaataaatgtcaatctttttttgtctttttgaaaaagtaaacaaaagacagggagtacgtactttttaatagtaataataacatgacagtatgatagtatgatatgatacatgacgaaaataaaaagagtaattTATATCCCCCTCCCCTACATTTTGCTTTTATTCCAACCCCCTCTCTTGTGTATTCAAATATTCCGCAGACCTCCCTTGTCAAATAACGTTGTTAGTTGTAGATGTTAAAATACGATTTTACCCTTCGGCCTTTAACAGTTTATTCGTTTTTCAATTTTACCCTTATCCCTACCCTCTAACCCCCAATATGAAACCCTCACATTTCACTCACCCTCATCACCACGACGACGGTGACAGCGATGGCGACGAAGAGACCGACCGATCTCCACCGCGACGATCAAGCATGATTGATAGCGATGAAGAGGCCGACCGATCTCGACCGTCCTGTGATGTAAGTTTCTGCAACCATTAATGGTTCAGATATCACACAACACTATCTCAGCTAACTTCTCCCCCAACCATTTTGTCAATGAAAAACCACctcttcaaaattttcttgtCACTACCGTTATGTGAGCAGTCCATCAAACAAAAGCTTCTTGAAAACTGGTAGTCAAATAAATTTTCGacatcaagaaattcctcaaACCAAAAACAGTGCAATGGTTCTCTGGATTTGCCAATGCCATGAGTTGCTTGATGGTGAAGAGGAAAGGCAGAAGTTCCCCTCCTGGGAGTTGAACGGTAACAGCGGTGGAGTCGATGCCATCTTTCTCCACGAACTTGATGGTGTCGTCAAGGGACACCTCGAAAGGTCCCTCAATCTTGTTGTAGGTCATACGGGTCATGAGCTTCATCTTCTGGAACTTAGGTGTGGTGGTCTTGCTCACACCCTTGGCTTGACGTTGAAAGATGTTGGCTCCAAGCATAATTTCTCTCCCTTGTTGAATGTATTTTGAGAAGAGGAGAGGTCTGATAAAGTAGTTGATTTGATTACCATTGCAAATTAAGCCATTTATCATTGGCACAGATGGAGAATTGAACCTGAGACTGTGCGTCTAATCCATACAATCCCCAGTTcatcctaaccatctgggcaactcACGTGtggatataaaataaataagaaaatacacacACATTCACATAATGCGTTCGATCCCACTACCTTCTCTCCCGAATGCCTGTTTCACAAgtcgaagctaccaccactataCTATCCTAAT
Protein-coding sequences here:
- the LOC122076273 gene encoding oxygen-evolving enhancer protein 1, chloroplastic-like → MLGANIFQRQAKGVSKTTTPKFQKMKLMTRMTYNKIEGPFEVSLDDTIKFVEKDGIDSTAVTVQLPGGELLPFLFTIKQLMALANPENHCTVFGLRNFLMSKIYLTTSFQEAFKLTSQDGRDRSASSSLSIMLDRRGGDRSVSSSPSLSPSSW